One Brassica napus cultivar Da-Ae chromosome A5, Da-Ae, whole genome shotgun sequence DNA window includes the following coding sequences:
- the LOC106351546 gene encoding zinc finger protein CONSTANS-LIKE 9-like — protein sequence MFGFNDDITSPLSAQIFEFCDPQLFQETFNQSSEVTSTSNILDKSGSGHGNNSGNSNTNTTTTTENSNTYTNNKFQDDEDDNINADMSTIFDSHEDFENDIVASIDFSSSSMQYPALDHLLTKTNEDQFDFAPGVQAVHQLPNISYSGDTLTLPHVPSLAPLPLPLEVFEEDCLSSVPSYNIGLNPTSPFFRTSGLPTYMVNMNTSLLSSDSNSGLYPGYVHPGSEFNKPYDQLLDFQADNGGLFRFNPDDLQALNSIEDQSHLVVPQTHPPLGPVEVTGLEDSTLNKVVKLSSEQRKEKIHRYMKKRNERNFGKKIKYACRKTLADSRPRVRGRFAKNDEFGELHKHGSSSHHYEEDEDGVGVKDEEQLLDSSDIFAHISGPNSFKCNYPIQYWT from the exons ATGTTTGGCTTTAAC GATGATATCACGAGCCCTCTTAGTgctcaaatttttgaattttgtgaTCCGCAACTGTTTCAAGAAACCTTCAATCAGTCCTCTGAAGTCACCTCTACTTCAAACATTCTTGACAAATCTGGGAGCGGCCATGGCAATAACAGTGGTAATTCAAATACCAACACAACCACAACAACCGAGAATAGTAACACCTACACAAACAACAAATTTCAAGATGATGAAGACGACAATATTAATGCAGATATGTCCACAATTTTCGATTCACATGAAGATTTTGAAAACGACATAGTCGCTTCAATCGATTTCTCATCATCCTCTATGCAATATCCAGCTCTAGATCATCTCCTTACAAAAACAAATGAAGACCAGTTTGATTTCGCACCAGGAGTTCAAGCTGTTCATCAGCTTCCTAACATATCATACTCTGGAGACACTCTGACTCTACCACATGTTCCCTCTTTAGCTCCTCTTCCTTTACCATTAGAGGTTTTCGAAGAAGATTGTCTTTCTTCTGTCCCAAGTTACAATATTGGCTTAAACCCTACTTCCCCTTTCTTCCGTACATCCGGTTTACCAACATATATGGTGAATATGAACACCAGTTTATTATCTTCTGATAGCAATTCCGGTTTATATCCTGGTTATGTTCATCCGGGATCGGAATTCAACAAACCATATGATCAATTGTTGGATTTTCAAGCTGATAATGGTGGATTATTCCGGTTTAATCCAGACGATCTCCag GCACTTAATAGCATCGAGGACCAGAGCCACTTAGTGGTACCTCAGACGCATCCACCATTAGGACCGGTCGAGGTAACCGGTTTAGAAGACTCTACGTTAAATAAAGTAGTGAAACTCTCCTCCGAACAAAGGAAAGAGAAGATTCATAGGTACATGAAGAAGAGGAACGAAAGGAACTTTGGCAAGAAAATCAAG taTGCATGTAGGAAAACATTGGCAGATAGTCGTCCAAGAGTTAGAGGAAGATTTGCAAAGAATGATGAATTTGGTGAACTACATAAACATGGTTCTTCAAGCCATCATTATGAGGAAGACGAGGACGGT GTGGGAGTGAAGGATGAGGAACAATTACTAGATTCTTCAGACATTTTTGCACACATTAGTGGACCTAATTCCTTCAAATGCAACTACCCAATTCAATATTGGACTTGA